CATCGCGGCGCAGTTGGCGGGCCGAGCGATTAAGCTCGCGGCGCTTGGTCACAAAGTCGTTGTACACGGGCCAGAAGCGCTGCGCCTGGTCCTGGGTCAGCGTGAGGCGGGAGGTGATGAAGGCAATCTTCGCATTGTCGAGCTGGCTGATGCTGGCACCGGGCCGGCGTGCCTGCGCCTGCGCTGGCTGGCGGCTGGCCAGGGCCACTAGCAGTAAACAGCTCAGAATAAAAAATCGTAACGTATTCATGGCTAGTAAAAAATGCGCTTACAAAAGCCCGGCCTCATTGGTGGGCTGTGCGTCGAGCGCCTCAGTAAGCTCGGTGGGGGAGAGCCGCAGGTATTGTTTGGTAATGCCCAGGTGGTGCGTCGGCAGTTCGGCCAGGTCCAGCATATCCACGTGCGTCTCGCCACTAGTCAGGTAGTCTACCAGCTGCGCCTGGGGCACCGCGTCGAGGCTGGCGGGGCGGGCCGGGCTGCTCAATGAGGCGCCACCCAGCCACAGCGAGGCCGCAAACGTGCCCAGCAGCAGCGTCGAGGCTAGCCCCGTGCGCAGGTAGGCCGGCGCGCGTAGCAGCCAGGCTAGCGGCTGCGGGCGGCTGGCCGGCGGGGCCACCTGGGCCATTATTCGCGTGGGAAGCTGCTCGAAGTAGCCGGCGGGCGGGCTGCTTAGCGGCTGCGGCCAGCGGCGCGGGTGCTCATCAAGGCGAAAAGGCGTTTTCATGAACATTAGATAAAAGAGCGGGGGCTAAGTTTAAGCGGCTTCGTCGGAGTTGATGGCCGGGTTGTCGGCCTGGGTCACGTATTCCTCGATTTTGCGGGCGGCATGGTGGTAGCTGGCCTTCAGCGCGCCCACGCTGGTGCCGGTTACTTCGGCCATTTGCTCGTAGGGCATTTCGTCGTAGTAGCGCAGGTTAAATACGAGGCGCTGCTTGTCAGGCAGGCGCAGAATGGCCCTTTGCAGCTTCAGCTCAATCTCATCGCCGGCCACGGCCGGGTCGGCCTCAATTTTGGCAACTAGTTCGGCGCTTACGTCATTGAGCGGCAGCAAAAACTTGCGCCGCTTGCTTTGCAGAAAGCTTAGGCACTCGTTGGTGGCGATGCGGTAAATCCAGGTGAAAAGCTGGGCATCCTGCCGGAAGCTCCCTAGGTGTTGAAACACCTTCACAAATACGTCCTGGGTGAGGTCGTCGGCGTCATCGTGGTCGATTACCATCTTGCGCACGTGCCAATACACCTTCTGCTGATACTTGCGCACCAGTTGGTTAAAGGCCAGGTTGCGGCTGGCCGGCTCGTGAAACTTGGCGAGGATTTCGTGGTCTTCCAAGCGCAGGATGGGGGCGATTGTGCGGGTTGGACGCCGGAAATAAGCCAGGGTTTAATGGCTGGCTGGCAAACGGATTTCACCGCCCGAAAATGCTCAGCGAAGTCGTCTGGGCCGAGCGAATGGTAAAATTTCGCACGTCCGTAAACTTGCTGCCGGTGCTGGTAGCCGTGCGAAACACCAGCCGGTAGGCGCCCGGCTGCATGGCCAGGTTCACCTTGCTGCTGGCCTCGGGCAGGTTATAAATCCAAGTCTGCGACTCGTCGTCGTTGAGCTTGTAGATGCTGCCAAAACCTTTGAGGTCGGACGTGATATTGAGGGTGCCGGGCACGGCGTAAGTCACGGTTGTCGTCTGGCCCTGGTGCACACTCACGCGCTGGGTGCTGCGCGGCAGGGTCAGTATTTCCACCTCGTAGTTGCCGGCCAGCATTTTCTGGCGCGTGCCAAACGGCAGGGCTAGCCCCGTAGTTGGGCTGCCCGCCGCCCGCACCACCGCCTGCACTGCCCCGCCGTAGGGATTAGGCGAGATAGTAGCCGGCTGAAGCACCAGCGTGCCCTGCGGCGTCTTGAAATTCAAGACGTTGGCCCTGCCAGCCTTAATGACCAGGTTGGGCTGGCGCACGGCCGGCACGGTGTTTATCACCAGGTCGTAGCTCTGCAAGGCGTCGATGTCGAGCACGTCGGCCTTGCCCTGGGCGTCGCGGTAATGCACGTAGTTGTACTCGGGCTGCCCGGTCACGTTGTTGACGAACGTCATGTTTACGTTCGATTCCACCGGCCGGCCAGCCTCGTCGGTGAGGTTGATGGCCACCGTGGTCTTGGCCAGCGTTTGGGCAATTACATCGTTGAGCACCGTCTGGAAGGTCTTCACCTCGGCCGCGTTGTAGTATTTACCCAGACATTCGAGCGAGCGCCCAAAGTCCTTTTCGGCCCCGATGCCAATCACAAACGGCTTCAGAAACACGCGCTTGCGCTGCAATGCTAGCGAGGCGGCGCAGGGGTCGCCCTTGCACGACTCCACGCCGTCGGTGATGAGCAGCAGCACGTTGCGCGAGGTTTTATCCAGCGGAAAGTCCTTGGCTGATTGTTCCAATGAATACGTAATGGGGGTGTTGCCCTGCGCCTTCAGCGTCTTGAGCCGGGCCTTGATGGCGGCGGCATTTTTGGGGGCGAAGGGCACTTCGAGGCGCGAGTCTTCGCAGTTTTGCTCGGCGTTGGCGTGCTGGTGGCCGTACACGCGCAGGCCCAGCTCCAAATTGGGGTAGGCATTGAGCGAGTCGGCTATCTTGGCTAGCAGGCGCTTGGCTACCTCCCAGCGCGGCTGGCCCTCCCAGGGCGCCATCATCGAGCCCGAAGCATCGAGCAGAAACAGGATGCGCGTCACCTTAGGCTTTTCGGGCGGCGCATTTTGCGCCCGGCTAACGAAGCAAACGGTCAAAAGCAGCCAGGCTAGCAGGCAGCCAGCAGCTCGGCGGACAGAAAAACGGGGCGGGAGTAGCATCGCCGAAATTTACACCGCTGCGGCGGGTTTGCTATTGCTCAGCCACACGGCAACTTACGCCCCTAGCAGCCCCAGGTGCGCCAAATGGTGCCGCCCGTGCCAGGCGTACTGCACCAAGGCTTGCTCCAGCGTGCTAGTGGTTTGGTAGCGCGGGTGGTAGAAGGTACGCTGCCACTGCGCCTCGCTCAGCTGCTCCAGCAGCATTACCCAGCGCACGTGCAGGCTAGCCAGCAGCTCCAGCGACACGGCTAGGGGCGTCACGGCCACATCGGGTAGCTCGGCCCAGGCCTGCTCATCAAAGGGCCGCACGGTTGGGTTGTCCTCCGTGAGCGCCAGCCGAAAGCGGCTGTATAAGTTGGGGTGCGTATCGGCCAGGTGGTGCACCACCTGCCGGCCCGTCCACCCGCCGGGGCGGTAGGGCTGCTCCAGGCGCGCCGGCCCGGCCCGCTCCACGGCCGCCTTCAGCAGCGCCGGAAACTCGGCCAACTGTTGCAGATACAGGGCGCGCCCGGCCGGCGTGAGGGGCGCGGTAGGCAGCTGCGGCCGGCCAATGGGAAAGCGTAGGTGGTTGTCGTCGGGAGTGGGGGAGGTCATGACGGAGAGAGTTTGTGATATGGCTGCAAACAAAAACAGCACCCTGGTAAGGGTGCTGCTCATAATTTATCGGCTTTTCAATTCATGCCATCTCGGCTCGAAAAGTTTTAAGTCCTCTTCTGTAACACAGTAGGTTAATAGCGCTTGTTCTCTCTCTAACGTGCCTCGAGCGGCAACGTCTAAGGCGGACCAGGTACGACTCTTTCGCGCTGCTACTGTGCATATAGGCTCTTCCTTTTGTTTAACTGCTTGAGCATCAGCAATGAGTTGCGCAATCATAATTGTAAAAGGTTATATGAGTCCTAAGTAGGTTTCGAATAGCTCACGTTTCAGTGAGTTTTGCAAATCTAATACACCGTTCCAACTTCTTCCTCTTAATAACGACTTTCCTCCTGGAGAAGTTGCTAGGTCGCGCATAGGGAAGGGGGCATCCGGCGGATTCTGGGCATAAAAATCGGCAAAAATCTTTAAGTGGAGAGACGACTGGGCGAGAGTTATATCTGGGTGAGCCCGACCAAGCTCTATAATTTCTACTACAGTTGTAGGCTCAGTAGCTTCAAATCCATACAAAGCCCATGCATATCCACCAATAAATTTACCTGCAAGTACTTCTATGCGTTGAATAGAAGCTGATACATACTGTTTGTAAAAAGCCAGTAATATTACTTTGGCTTTTCCCTGTCCCTGTAATCTCTCTGGTAAAGTAAATATATCGTGAATTGCCGTTCTCACACCATCTCTTAGTAAAAGTGTCCGTTCCAGCAAAAAATCATAAGTTGAATTATCTCGCGCAACCCATTCCATATGAAATGTTTGCGCATTAATACCAGCAGCTATAAAATCAAAAAACAAGCTATTGTCACTTGCGAAGCTATCAATGTCTTGTGTTAAAGTTAAGAAATCGAACCCCACAAAATTTGTGGAAAAGTAATCTGAAACTTCACTAAGAGAGTTATCGAAAACTACGCCATAATCGTTTTCACATGTAAATAACTGCACCTCTGTCATTATTAATTTCTAATCTTTTTCATTTAAAAGAAAACCCCCGCGCCAGCCTCTCAGCCAACGCGGGGGTTTATATTAATTGGCGATTGCCAAACTACTACATGTTTTTGATAATCTCGTCGCCAAACTCACTCGTTTTGAGCAGGGTAGCGCCTTCCATCTGGCGCTCGAAGTCGTAGGTGACGCGCTTGCTGGCGATGGCGGCTTCGAGGCCTTTGTTGATGAGGGCGGCGGCTTCTTTCCAGCCCAGGTGCTCGAGCATCATTACGCCCGAGAGGATAACCGAGCCGGGGTTCACCTTGTCCTGGTTGGCGTACTTGGGCGCAGTGCCGTG
The genomic region above belongs to Hymenobacter sp. BRD128 and contains:
- a CDS encoding RNA polymerase sigma factor: MEDHEILAKFHEPASRNLAFNQLVRKYQQKVYWHVRKMVIDHDDADDLTQDVFVKVFQHLGSFRQDAQLFTWIYRIATNECLSFLQSKRRKFLLPLNDVSAELVAKIEADPAVAGDEIELKLQRAILRLPDKQRLVFNLRYYDEMPYEQMAEVTGTSVGALKASYHHAARKIEEYVTQADNPAINSDEAA
- a CDS encoding VWA domain-containing protein, which translates into the protein MTVCFVSRAQNAPPEKPKVTRILFLLDASGSMMAPWEGQPRWEVAKRLLAKIADSLNAYPNLELGLRVYGHQHANAEQNCEDSRLEVPFAPKNAAAIKARLKTLKAQGNTPITYSLEQSAKDFPLDKTSRNVLLLITDGVESCKGDPCAASLALQRKRVFLKPFVIGIGAEKDFGRSLECLGKYYNAAEVKTFQTVLNDVIAQTLAKTTVAINLTDEAGRPVESNVNMTFVNNVTGQPEYNYVHYRDAQGKADVLDIDALQSYDLVINTVPAVRQPNLVIKAGRANVLNFKTPQGTLVLQPATISPNPYGGAVQAVVRAAGSPTTGLALPFGTRQKMLAGNYEVEILTLPRSTQRVSVHQGQTTTVTYAVPGTLNITSDLKGFGSIYKLNDDESQTWIYNLPEASSKVNLAMQPGAYRLVFRTATSTGSKFTDVRNFTIRSAQTTSLSIFGR
- a CDS encoding YfiT family bacillithiol transferase, with product MTSPTPDDNHLRFPIGRPQLPTAPLTPAGRALYLQQLAEFPALLKAAVERAGPARLEQPYRPGGWTGRQVVHHLADTHPNLYSRFRLALTEDNPTVRPFDEQAWAELPDVAVTPLAVSLELLASLHVRWVMLLEQLSEAQWQRTFYHPRYQTTSTLEQALVQYAWHGRHHLAHLGLLGA